In Elephas maximus indicus isolate mEleMax1 chromosome 7, mEleMax1 primary haplotype, whole genome shotgun sequence, the following proteins share a genomic window:
- the RPS6KA4 gene encoding ribosomal protein S6 kinase alpha-4 isoform X3: MKVLRKAALVQRAKTQEHTRTERSVLELVRQAPFLVTLHYAFQTDAKLHLILDYVSGGEMFTHLYQRQHFKEAEVRVYGGEIVLALEHLHKLGIIYRDLKLENVLLDSEGHVVLTDFGLSKEFLTEEKERTFSFCGTIEYMAPEIIRSKSGHGKAVDWWSLGILLFELLTGASPFTLEGERNTQAEVSRRILKCSPPFPPRIGPVAQDLLQRLLCKDPKKRLGAGPQGAQEVKNHPFFQGLDWTALAARKIPAPFRPQIRSELDVGNFAEEFTRLEPVYSPSGSPPPGDPRIFQGYSFVAPSILFDHNNAVMTDVLGAPGPGDRPGRAAVARSAMMQDSPFFQQYELDLREPALGQGSFSVCRRCRQRQSGQEFAVKILSRRLEANTQREVTALRLCQSHPNVVKLHEVHQDQLHTYLVLELLRGGELLEHIRKKRHFSESEASQILRSLVSAVSFMHEEAGVVHRDLKPENILYADESPEAPVKIIDFGFARLRPQSPAGPMQTPCFTLQYAAPELLAQQGYDESCDLWSLGVILYMMLSGQVPFQGASGLGGQSQAAEIMCKIREGRFSLDGEAWQGVSEEAKELVRGLLTVDPTKRLKLEGLRASSWLQDGSARSSPPLRTPDVLESSGPAVRSGLNATFMAFNRGKREGFFLKSVENAPLAKRRKQKLRSAAASRRGSPAPAVPGRVAAAKGPSRRANGPLPPS, translated from the exons ATGAAGGTCCTGCGCAAGGCGGCGCTGGTGCAGCGCGCCAAGACGCAGGAGCACACGCGCACCGAGCGCTCGGTGCTGGAGCTGGTCCGCCAGGCACCCTTCCTGGTCACGCTGCACTACGCCTTCCAGACCGACGCCAAGCTGCACCTCATCCTGG ACTACGTGAGCGGCGGGGAGATGTTCACCCACCTCTACCAGCGCCAGCACTTCAAGGAGGCCGAGGTGCGCGTGTACGGGGGCGAGATCGTGCTGGCCCTGGAACACTTGCACAAG CTGGGCATCATCTACCGGGACCTGAAGCTGGAGAACGTGCTGCTGGACTCCGAGGGCCACGTCGTCCTCACGGACTTTGGGCTGAGCAAGGAGTTCCTGACGGAGGAG AAAGAAcggactttctctttctgtggcaCTATTGAATACATGGCCCCTGAGATCATCCGCAGCAAGTCGGGGCATGGCAAG GCCGTGGACTGGTGGAGCCTGGGCATCCTGCTCTTCGAGCTGCTGACGGGGGCCTCGCCCTTCACGTTGGAGGGCGAGAGGAACACCCAGGCTGAGGTGTCCCG ACGGATCCTGAAgtgctcccctcccttccccccccgGATTGGGCCTGTGGCGCAGGACCTACTGCAGCGGCTGCTTTGCAAGGACCCCAAGAAGCGGCTGGGTGCAGGTCCCCAGGGGGCACAGGAAGTCAAGAACCACCCCTTCTTCCAG GGCTTGGATTGGACTGCTCTGGCTGCCAGGAAGATTCCGGCCCCATTCCGGCCCCAGATCCGCTCTGAGCTGGATGTGGGCAACTTTGCAGAGGAATTCACCCGGCTGGAGCCTGTCTACTCGCCCTCTGGCAGCCCCCCGCCTGGGGACCCTCGCATCTTTCAG GGATACTCCTTTGTGGCGCCTTCCATCCTGTTTGACCACAACAACGCTGTAATGACCGATGTGTTGGGAGCTCCTGGCCCTGGAGACCGGCCAGGCAGGGCAGCCGTAGCCAGGAGCGCCATGATGCAG GACTCGCCCTTCTTCCAGCAGTATGAGCTGGACCTGCGGGAGCCCGCGCTGGGCCAGGGCAGCTTCTCCGTGTGTCGCCGCTGCCGCCAGCGCCAGAGCGGCCAAGAGTTTGCTGTCAAGATCCTCAGCCGCAG GCTGGAGGCGAACACGCAGCGCGAAGTGACCGCCCTGCGGCTGTGCCAGTCGCACCCCAATGTGGTGAAGCTGCACGAGGTGCATCAGGACCAG CTGCACACGTACCTGGTCCTGGAGCTGCTGCGGGGCGGGGAACTGCTGGAGCACATCCGTAAGAAGCGGCACTTCAGCGAGTCGGAGGCGAGCCAGATCCTGCGCAGCCTCGTGTCAGCCGTGAGCTTCATGCATGAGGAGGCGGGCGTGGTGCACCGCGACCTCAAGCCCGAG AACATCCTGTACGCTGACGAGTCGCCGGAGGCCCCGGTGAAGATCATTGACTTCGGCTTCGCACGGCTGCGGCCGCAGAGCCCCGCGGGGCCCATGCAAACGCCCTGCTTCACGCTGCAGTACGCGGCCCCCGAGCTGCTGGCGCAGCAAGGCTATGATGAGTCCTGTGACCTCTGGAGCCTCGGTGTCATTCTG TATATGATGCTGTCAGGGCAGGTCCCCTTCCAGGGGGCCTCAGGCCTGGGCGGGCAGAGCCAGGCGGCCGAGATCATGTGCAAGATCCGCGAGGGCCGCTTTTCCCTGGATGGGGAGGCCTGGCAGGGTGTGTCCGAGGAAGCCAAGGAGCTGGTTCGAG GGCTCCTGACAGTGGACCCCACCAAGCGGCTGAAACTCGAGGGGCTGCGGGCCAGCTCGTGGCTGCAGGATGGTAGCGCGCGTTCCTCGCCCCCACTGCGGACGCCCGACGTGCTGGAGTCCTCCGGACCTGCTGTGCGCTCTGGGCTTAACGCCACCTTCATG GCGTTCAACCGCGGCAAGCGCGAGGGCTTCTTTCTGAAGAGCGTGGAGAACGCGCCCCTGGCCAAGCGGCGCAAACAGAAGCTGCGGAGCGCTGCCGCCTCCCGCCGCGGCTCCCCCGCGCCTGCGGTCCCGGGACGGGTCGCTGCAGCCAAGGGGCCGTCCCGCCGCGCCAATGGCCCCCTGCCCCCCTCCTAG
- the RPS6KA4 gene encoding ribosomal protein S6 kinase alpha-4 isoform X1, with translation MGDEDEDESCAVELRITEANLTGHEEKVSVENFELLKVLGTGAYGKVFLVRKAGGHDAGKLYAMKVLRKAALVQRAKTQEHTRTERSVLELVRQAPFLVTLHYAFQTDAKLHLILDYVSGGEMFTHLYQRQHFKEAEVRVYGGEIVLALEHLHKLGIIYRDLKLENVLLDSEGHVVLTDFGLSKEFLTEEKERTFSFCGTIEYMAPEIIRSKSGHGKAVDWWSLGILLFELLTGASPFTLEGERNTQAEVSRRILKCSPPFPPRIGPVAQDLLQRLLCKDPKKRLGAGPQGAQEVKNHPFFQGLDWTALAARKIPAPFRPQIRSELDVGNFAEEFTRLEPVYSPSGSPPPGDPRIFQGYSFVAPSILFDHNNAVMTDVLGAPGPGDRPGRAAVARSAMMQDSPFFQQYELDLREPALGQGSFSVCRRCRQRQSGQEFAVKILSRRLEANTQREVTALRLCQSHPNVVKLHEVHQDQLHTYLVLELLRGGELLEHIRKKRHFSESEASQILRSLVSAVSFMHEEAGVVHRDLKPENILYADESPEAPVKIIDFGFARLRPQSPAGPMQTPCFTLQYAAPELLAQQGYDESCDLWSLGVILYMMLSGQVPFQGASGLGGQSQAAEIMCKIREGRFSLDGEAWQGVSEEAKELVRGLLTVDPTKRLKLEGLRASSWLQDGSARSSPPLRTPDVLESSGPAVRSGLNATFMAFNRGKREGFFLKSVENAPLAKRRKQKLRSAAASRRGSPAPAVPGRVAAAKGPSRRANGPLPPS, from the exons ATGGGGGACGAGGACGAGGATGAGAGCTGTGCGGTGGAGCTGCGGATCACGGAAG CCAACCTTACCGGGCATGAGGAGAAGGTGAGCGTGGAGAACTTCGAGCTGCTCAAGGTGCTGGGCACGGGAG CCTACGGGAAGGTGTTCCTGGTGCGGAAGGCGGGCGGGCACGACGCGGGGAAGCTGTATGCCATGAAGGTCCTGCGCAAGGCGGCGCTGGTGCAGCGCGCCAAGACGCAGGAGCACACGCGCACCGAGCGCTCGGTGCTGGAGCTGGTCCGCCAGGCACCCTTCCTGGTCACGCTGCACTACGCCTTCCAGACCGACGCCAAGCTGCACCTCATCCTGG ACTACGTGAGCGGCGGGGAGATGTTCACCCACCTCTACCAGCGCCAGCACTTCAAGGAGGCCGAGGTGCGCGTGTACGGGGGCGAGATCGTGCTGGCCCTGGAACACTTGCACAAG CTGGGCATCATCTACCGGGACCTGAAGCTGGAGAACGTGCTGCTGGACTCCGAGGGCCACGTCGTCCTCACGGACTTTGGGCTGAGCAAGGAGTTCCTGACGGAGGAG AAAGAAcggactttctctttctgtggcaCTATTGAATACATGGCCCCTGAGATCATCCGCAGCAAGTCGGGGCATGGCAAG GCCGTGGACTGGTGGAGCCTGGGCATCCTGCTCTTCGAGCTGCTGACGGGGGCCTCGCCCTTCACGTTGGAGGGCGAGAGGAACACCCAGGCTGAGGTGTCCCG ACGGATCCTGAAgtgctcccctcccttccccccccgGATTGGGCCTGTGGCGCAGGACCTACTGCAGCGGCTGCTTTGCAAGGACCCCAAGAAGCGGCTGGGTGCAGGTCCCCAGGGGGCACAGGAAGTCAAGAACCACCCCTTCTTCCAG GGCTTGGATTGGACTGCTCTGGCTGCCAGGAAGATTCCGGCCCCATTCCGGCCCCAGATCCGCTCTGAGCTGGATGTGGGCAACTTTGCAGAGGAATTCACCCGGCTGGAGCCTGTCTACTCGCCCTCTGGCAGCCCCCCGCCTGGGGACCCTCGCATCTTTCAG GGATACTCCTTTGTGGCGCCTTCCATCCTGTTTGACCACAACAACGCTGTAATGACCGATGTGTTGGGAGCTCCTGGCCCTGGAGACCGGCCAGGCAGGGCAGCCGTAGCCAGGAGCGCCATGATGCAG GACTCGCCCTTCTTCCAGCAGTATGAGCTGGACCTGCGGGAGCCCGCGCTGGGCCAGGGCAGCTTCTCCGTGTGTCGCCGCTGCCGCCAGCGCCAGAGCGGCCAAGAGTTTGCTGTCAAGATCCTCAGCCGCAG GCTGGAGGCGAACACGCAGCGCGAAGTGACCGCCCTGCGGCTGTGCCAGTCGCACCCCAATGTGGTGAAGCTGCACGAGGTGCATCAGGACCAG CTGCACACGTACCTGGTCCTGGAGCTGCTGCGGGGCGGGGAACTGCTGGAGCACATCCGTAAGAAGCGGCACTTCAGCGAGTCGGAGGCGAGCCAGATCCTGCGCAGCCTCGTGTCAGCCGTGAGCTTCATGCATGAGGAGGCGGGCGTGGTGCACCGCGACCTCAAGCCCGAG AACATCCTGTACGCTGACGAGTCGCCGGAGGCCCCGGTGAAGATCATTGACTTCGGCTTCGCACGGCTGCGGCCGCAGAGCCCCGCGGGGCCCATGCAAACGCCCTGCTTCACGCTGCAGTACGCGGCCCCCGAGCTGCTGGCGCAGCAAGGCTATGATGAGTCCTGTGACCTCTGGAGCCTCGGTGTCATTCTG TATATGATGCTGTCAGGGCAGGTCCCCTTCCAGGGGGCCTCAGGCCTGGGCGGGCAGAGCCAGGCGGCCGAGATCATGTGCAAGATCCGCGAGGGCCGCTTTTCCCTGGATGGGGAGGCCTGGCAGGGTGTGTCCGAGGAAGCCAAGGAGCTGGTTCGAG GGCTCCTGACAGTGGACCCCACCAAGCGGCTGAAACTCGAGGGGCTGCGGGCCAGCTCGTGGCTGCAGGATGGTAGCGCGCGTTCCTCGCCCCCACTGCGGACGCCCGACGTGCTGGAGTCCTCCGGACCTGCTGTGCGCTCTGGGCTTAACGCCACCTTCATG GCGTTCAACCGCGGCAAGCGCGAGGGCTTCTTTCTGAAGAGCGTGGAGAACGCGCCCCTGGCCAAGCGGCGCAAACAGAAGCTGCGGAGCGCTGCCGCCTCCCGCCGCGGCTCCCCCGCGCCTGCGGTCCCGGGACGGGTCGCTGCAGCCAAGGGGCCGTCCCGCCGCGCCAATGGCCCCCTGCCCCCCTCCTAG
- the RPS6KA4 gene encoding ribosomal protein S6 kinase alpha-4 isoform X2 yields MGDEDEDESCAVELRITEANLTGHEEKVSVENFELLKVLGTGAYGKVFLVRKAGGHDAGKLYAMKVLRKAALVQRAKTQEHTRTERSVLELVRQAPFLVTLHYAFQTDAKLHLILDYVSGGEMFTHLYQRQHFKEAEVRVYGGEIVLALEHLHKLGIIYRDLKLENVLLDSEGHVVLTDFGLSKEFLTEEKERTFSFCGTIEYMAPEIIRSKSGHGKAVDWWSLGILLFELLTGASPFTLEGERNTQAEVSRRILKCSPPFPPRIGPVAQDLLQRLLCKDPKKRLGAGPQGAQEVKNHPFFQGLDWTALAARKIPAPFRPQIRSELDVGNFAEEFTRLEPVYSPSGSPPPGDPRIFQGYSFVAPSILFDHNNAVMTDVLGAPGPGDRPGRAAVARSAMMQYELDLREPALGQGSFSVCRRCRQRQSGQEFAVKILSRRLEANTQREVTALRLCQSHPNVVKLHEVHQDQLHTYLVLELLRGGELLEHIRKKRHFSESEASQILRSLVSAVSFMHEEAGVVHRDLKPENILYADESPEAPVKIIDFGFARLRPQSPAGPMQTPCFTLQYAAPELLAQQGYDESCDLWSLGVILYMMLSGQVPFQGASGLGGQSQAAEIMCKIREGRFSLDGEAWQGVSEEAKELVRGLLTVDPTKRLKLEGLRASSWLQDGSARSSPPLRTPDVLESSGPAVRSGLNATFMAFNRGKREGFFLKSVENAPLAKRRKQKLRSAAASRRGSPAPAVPGRVAAAKGPSRRANGPLPPS; encoded by the exons ATGGGGGACGAGGACGAGGATGAGAGCTGTGCGGTGGAGCTGCGGATCACGGAAG CCAACCTTACCGGGCATGAGGAGAAGGTGAGCGTGGAGAACTTCGAGCTGCTCAAGGTGCTGGGCACGGGAG CCTACGGGAAGGTGTTCCTGGTGCGGAAGGCGGGCGGGCACGACGCGGGGAAGCTGTATGCCATGAAGGTCCTGCGCAAGGCGGCGCTGGTGCAGCGCGCCAAGACGCAGGAGCACACGCGCACCGAGCGCTCGGTGCTGGAGCTGGTCCGCCAGGCACCCTTCCTGGTCACGCTGCACTACGCCTTCCAGACCGACGCCAAGCTGCACCTCATCCTGG ACTACGTGAGCGGCGGGGAGATGTTCACCCACCTCTACCAGCGCCAGCACTTCAAGGAGGCCGAGGTGCGCGTGTACGGGGGCGAGATCGTGCTGGCCCTGGAACACTTGCACAAG CTGGGCATCATCTACCGGGACCTGAAGCTGGAGAACGTGCTGCTGGACTCCGAGGGCCACGTCGTCCTCACGGACTTTGGGCTGAGCAAGGAGTTCCTGACGGAGGAG AAAGAAcggactttctctttctgtggcaCTATTGAATACATGGCCCCTGAGATCATCCGCAGCAAGTCGGGGCATGGCAAG GCCGTGGACTGGTGGAGCCTGGGCATCCTGCTCTTCGAGCTGCTGACGGGGGCCTCGCCCTTCACGTTGGAGGGCGAGAGGAACACCCAGGCTGAGGTGTCCCG ACGGATCCTGAAgtgctcccctcccttccccccccgGATTGGGCCTGTGGCGCAGGACCTACTGCAGCGGCTGCTTTGCAAGGACCCCAAGAAGCGGCTGGGTGCAGGTCCCCAGGGGGCACAGGAAGTCAAGAACCACCCCTTCTTCCAG GGCTTGGATTGGACTGCTCTGGCTGCCAGGAAGATTCCGGCCCCATTCCGGCCCCAGATCCGCTCTGAGCTGGATGTGGGCAACTTTGCAGAGGAATTCACCCGGCTGGAGCCTGTCTACTCGCCCTCTGGCAGCCCCCCGCCTGGGGACCCTCGCATCTTTCAG GGATACTCCTTTGTGGCGCCTTCCATCCTGTTTGACCACAACAACGCTGTAATGACCGATGTGTTGGGAGCTCCTGGCCCTGGAGACCGGCCAGGCAGGGCAGCCGTAGCCAGGAGCGCCATGATGCAG TATGAGCTGGACCTGCGGGAGCCCGCGCTGGGCCAGGGCAGCTTCTCCGTGTGTCGCCGCTGCCGCCAGCGCCAGAGCGGCCAAGAGTTTGCTGTCAAGATCCTCAGCCGCAG GCTGGAGGCGAACACGCAGCGCGAAGTGACCGCCCTGCGGCTGTGCCAGTCGCACCCCAATGTGGTGAAGCTGCACGAGGTGCATCAGGACCAG CTGCACACGTACCTGGTCCTGGAGCTGCTGCGGGGCGGGGAACTGCTGGAGCACATCCGTAAGAAGCGGCACTTCAGCGAGTCGGAGGCGAGCCAGATCCTGCGCAGCCTCGTGTCAGCCGTGAGCTTCATGCATGAGGAGGCGGGCGTGGTGCACCGCGACCTCAAGCCCGAG AACATCCTGTACGCTGACGAGTCGCCGGAGGCCCCGGTGAAGATCATTGACTTCGGCTTCGCACGGCTGCGGCCGCAGAGCCCCGCGGGGCCCATGCAAACGCCCTGCTTCACGCTGCAGTACGCGGCCCCCGAGCTGCTGGCGCAGCAAGGCTATGATGAGTCCTGTGACCTCTGGAGCCTCGGTGTCATTCTG TATATGATGCTGTCAGGGCAGGTCCCCTTCCAGGGGGCCTCAGGCCTGGGCGGGCAGAGCCAGGCGGCCGAGATCATGTGCAAGATCCGCGAGGGCCGCTTTTCCCTGGATGGGGAGGCCTGGCAGGGTGTGTCCGAGGAAGCCAAGGAGCTGGTTCGAG GGCTCCTGACAGTGGACCCCACCAAGCGGCTGAAACTCGAGGGGCTGCGGGCCAGCTCGTGGCTGCAGGATGGTAGCGCGCGTTCCTCGCCCCCACTGCGGACGCCCGACGTGCTGGAGTCCTCCGGACCTGCTGTGCGCTCTGGGCTTAACGCCACCTTCATG GCGTTCAACCGCGGCAAGCGCGAGGGCTTCTTTCTGAAGAGCGTGGAGAACGCGCCCCTGGCCAAGCGGCGCAAACAGAAGCTGCGGAGCGCTGCCGCCTCCCGCCGCGGCTCCCCCGCGCCTGCGGTCCCGGGACGGGTCGCTGCAGCCAAGGGGCCGTCCCGCCGCGCCAATGGCCCCCTGCCCCCCTCCTAG